In a genomic window of Bicyclus anynana chromosome 5, ilBicAnyn1.1, whole genome shotgun sequence:
- the LOC112043744 gene encoding THO complex subunit 6 yields the protein MLDKMLYNTILSQTLSPCGKYLVAGNIYGQIAVFDLDNIFNPVVELLTSDYNKPKQIHTLESGSQVCSLITTNKFLVVGTVNQISGWDWKAVGHSKLGKPSWTIEIRPQVQFENCDINCLWCSEDEEKLYAGCGDNIIYVFNLEDGRVIHTYEGHSDFVHCVHGNGQQLISSGEDGLVLLWDRRTKKSHNKIVPHSNSKVQRPDIGKWVGAAALDNDWIVCGGGPRLSLWHLRSLDVVTVFDIPDKGIHVSLFHDDCVFAGGVSKQLYQLSYAGDVRVELPVSATTVYSALLATQPRKVLSIAGSSPEIDLCTTFNYRDQVLHFR from the exons ATGCTCGacaaaatgttatacaatacaatTCTTTCTCAAACCCTCTCACCTTGCGGAAAATATTTGGTAGCCGGCAATATATATGGACAAATTGCTGTTTTTGA TCTGGATAACATTTTCAATCCTGTGGTAGAACTTCTTACCTCTGACTATAACAAGCCAAAACAAATTCATACGCTAGAGTCGGGCAGTCAAGTATGTAGTTTAATTACCACAAACAAATTTCTTGTGGTCGGCACAGTCAATCAGATATCAGGATGGGATTGGAAAGCTGTAGGACATTCAAAATTGg GTAAACCATCTTGGACTATAGAGATACGGCCGCAGGTCCAGTTTGAAAATTGTGACATCAACTGTCTGTGGTGTTCCGAGGATGAAGAGAAGCTGTATGCAGGCTGTGGAGACAATATAATCTATGTGTTTAACTTGGAGGATGGTCGAGTCATCCACACATATGAGGGGCACTCTGATTTTGTGCATTGTGTACATGGAAA TGGGCAGCAGTTGATCTCCTCGGGTGAGGATGGACTGGTTCTGCTCTGGGACCGGCGGACGAAGAAGTCTCACAACAAAATAGTCCCTCACAGCAATAGCAAGGTTCAGCGCCCTGACATTGGGAAATGGGTGGGGGCTGCTGCGCTGGACAATGATTGGATA gtCTGCGGCGGAGGACCTAGACTATCTCTATGGCATTTACGTTCTCTCGACGTCGTAACAGTATTCGACATTCCCGACAAAGGGATCCACGTGTCACTGTTCCACGACGACTGTGTATTCGCTGGCGGCGTGTCCAAGCAATTGTACCAGCTGAGCTATGCCGGTGACGTCAGAGTTGAGCTACCAGTCTCGGCGACCACAGTGTACTCCGCCTTGTTGGCGACGCAACCAAGGAAAGTGTTGTCGATAGCAGGCTCTAGTCCGGAGATAGATCTTTGCACTACCTTCAATTATAGGGATCAAGTTTTGCATTtcagataa
- the LOC112044248 gene encoding uncharacterized protein LOC112044248 isoform X1, translated as MKKILRKLRERITFKDLPPPYRENEEEVIPRENHQPQIPDTPICDALDLLANCKITSEPNDIDVQSEVEYAEIEDMGVWHSTPLAHRHKSKISLTWVLKENLDKTEKKKDDKVKRFSYERPVSKCFDSKCVVKERVVGRNEYYHNLRFKSACEDFANNQDSYSDSSVGTEEFVRRKHRHRHRRRKRSSKFGYDIRDLDTFLSEATIDHPGNIPVVIAFPTTLYQTQRDLQRELTLPLGTVVNAVFKNQQWLYAQTPHGDEGYVLYSACLPLGILPSRSAFQKKTPCWESSTDIYPRPCGNLTDSEKEQLRSRTRSESRNRTKNRQTKTSCAEKDFDSLYLKTKSVCSSLDTAHKDISIDLKVKPKLQRQTLLVVNSNYKGSLLNRTLSVKKGEVVVLMQEGAETDVDLEWFYVRRRDGNQGFIPAAIAGHGYI; from the exons ATGAAGAAGATCCTGAGGAAATTGCGAGAGA GAATTACATTCAAAGATTTGCCGCCACCATATCGGGAAAATGAAGAGGAAGTAATTCCGCGTGAGAACCACCAGCCGCAGATTCCG GACACTCCAATATGCGACGCGCTAGACCTGCTGGCAAATTGCAAAATAACGAGCGAACCTAACGACATAGACGTCCAGTCCGAGGTCGAATACGCGGAAATCGAAGACATGGGTGTATGGCATTCTACACCATTGGCCCACAGACACAAGTCCAAAATATCCCTAACATGGGTTTTGAAGGAAAATCTTGACAAAACGGAAAAGAAGAAGGATGATAAAGTAAAAAGGTTTTCTTACGAACGGCCTGTTTCAAAGTGTTTTGATAGTAAATGTGTAGTGAAAGAGAGAGTGGTCGGTCGGAATGAGTATTATCATAATCTAAGGTTTAAGAGTGCTTGTGAAGACTTCGCTAACAACCAGGACTCTTACTCGGACTCCAGCGTCGGTACGGAGGAGTTTGTGAGAAGGAAACACAGACATCGACATAGGAGAAGAAAAAGGAGCAGCAAATTCGGCTACGATATTCGAGATTTGGACACATTTTTAAGCGAG GCCACAATAGACCATCCGGGAAACATCCCAGTAGTGATCGCTTTCCCTACCACACTGTACCAGACGCAAAGGGACCTACAACGCGAACTAACTCTACCGCTGGGCACTGTCGTCAACGCAGTGTTCAAGAACCAGCAGTGGCTGTACGCACAGACGCCGCACGGGGACGAAGGCTACGTGCTCTACAGCGCATGCTTGCCTTTGGGAATATTACCTAGTAG ATCAGCCTTTCAAAAGAAAACCCCGTGCTGGGAAAGCAGTACGGATATCTACCCGAGGCCCTGCGGAAACCTGACAGACAGCGAGAAGGAGCAACTGCGAAGCAGAACACGCTCGGAGAGTAGAAACCGTACAAAGAACAGACAAACCAAGACTTCCTGCGCGGAAAAGGACTTTGACAGCCTGTATTTAAAGACCAAATCGGTCTGCTCCAGTCTCGATACTGCGCATAAGGATATTTCGATTGATTTGAAAGTGAAACCGAAGTTGCAAAGACAAACTCTGTTGGTTGTGAATAGTAATTACAAGGGTAGTTTGTTGAATAGGACGTTGTCAGTTAAAAAAGGTGAAGTGGTTGTGTTAATGCAGGAAGGGGCAGAGACTGATGTGGATTTGGAATGGTTTTATGTGAGACGGAGAGATGGCAACCAGGGTTTCATACCAGCGGCGATTGCTGGTCAtggatatatttaa
- the LOC112044248 gene encoding uncharacterized protein LOC112044248 isoform X2, protein MGVWHSTPLAHRHKSKISLTWVLKENLDKTEKKKDDKVKRFSYERPVSKCFDSKCVVKERVVGRNEYYHNLRFKSACEDFANNQDSYSDSSVGTEEFVRRKHRHRHRRRKRSSKFGYDIRDLDTFLSEATIDHPGNIPVVIAFPTTLYQTQRDLQRELTLPLGTVVNAVFKNQQWLYAQTPHGDEGYVLYSACLPLGILPSRSAFQKKTPCWESSTDIYPRPCGNLTDSEKEQLRSRTRSESRNRTKNRQTKTSCAEKDFDSLYLKTKSVCSSLDTAHKDISIDLKVKPKLQRQTLLVVNSNYKGSLLNRTLSVKKGEVVVLMQEGAETDVDLEWFYVRRRDGNQGFIPAAIAGHGYI, encoded by the exons ATGGGTGTATGGCATTCTACACCATTGGCCCACAGACACAAGTCCAAAATATCCCTAACATGGGTTTTGAAGGAAAATCTTGACAAAACGGAAAAGAAGAAGGATGATAAAGTAAAAAGGTTTTCTTACGAACGGCCTGTTTCAAAGTGTTTTGATAGTAAATGTGTAGTGAAAGAGAGAGTGGTCGGTCGGAATGAGTATTATCATAATCTAAGGTTTAAGAGTGCTTGTGAAGACTTCGCTAACAACCAGGACTCTTACTCGGACTCCAGCGTCGGTACGGAGGAGTTTGTGAGAAGGAAACACAGACATCGACATAGGAGAAGAAAAAGGAGCAGCAAATTCGGCTACGATATTCGAGATTTGGACACATTTTTAAGCGAG GCCACAATAGACCATCCGGGAAACATCCCAGTAGTGATCGCTTTCCCTACCACACTGTACCAGACGCAAAGGGACCTACAACGCGAACTAACTCTACCGCTGGGCACTGTCGTCAACGCAGTGTTCAAGAACCAGCAGTGGCTGTACGCACAGACGCCGCACGGGGACGAAGGCTACGTGCTCTACAGCGCATGCTTGCCTTTGGGAATATTACCTAGTAG ATCAGCCTTTCAAAAGAAAACCCCGTGCTGGGAAAGCAGTACGGATATCTACCCGAGGCCCTGCGGAAACCTGACAGACAGCGAGAAGGAGCAACTGCGAAGCAGAACACGCTCGGAGAGTAGAAACCGTACAAAGAACAGACAAACCAAGACTTCCTGCGCGGAAAAGGACTTTGACAGCCTGTATTTAAAGACCAAATCGGTCTGCTCCAGTCTCGATACTGCGCATAAGGATATTTCGATTGATTTGAAAGTGAAACCGAAGTTGCAAAGACAAACTCTGTTGGTTGTGAATAGTAATTACAAGGGTAGTTTGTTGAATAGGACGTTGTCAGTTAAAAAAGGTGAAGTGGTTGTGTTAATGCAGGAAGGGGCAGAGACTGATGTGGATTTGGAATGGTTTTATGTGAGACGGAGAGATGGCAACCAGGGTTTCATACCAGCGGCGATTGCTGGTCAtggatatatttaa